The Niastella koreensis GR20-10 genome includes a window with the following:
- a CDS encoding TonB-dependent receptor — protein sequence MKSGMFFKQVILVVTVFSCNSGLFAQRVTINERNKPLTDIFREIRKQSGFDFIYNVKSVKKLPNVSVNVVNTEVSDVLSKCLSGSNLSFEVNNKSIIIKETISNPAAQLKAVPPVSIHGRVTDSKGLPLAGATVRTKQSDRSAVTNEKGEFDLANVDDKDVVIISFTGYITKEFPASSPAFGSVVLTEFMQNMGEVVVVGYGTTKKINLTGAVSQVSGEAINQRPTASIVTSLQGLLPGLNIQSNNSNPNETPEINVRGFNSINGGEPLVLVDGIVGSIDRINPMDVESVTVLKDAASAAIYGARGAFGVILITTKKGKEGKIQINYTNNFGQTRPTNRTDFISNPYDYGKTVDAALSGYNGTTYTGYTDADYDKLQQVISGEREPFRELQPNGSYKFFYNTNWYNYLFRPWQASGSHSLSISGGSDKIQGYLSARVYKTQSIQNINDADLKKYNLKGTIKLKANNLLEISNNTQFSSDDNLEFAGAKSGYGGLWSNTTWYFLFPFYPTEIDGVPFDFFASGAQGALHDRSNYVQTRRDQLINTLSGKLTPLKDLQINIDYSNTINQYAQTTRLNQFNYLSGEKILPATGGVNRLIEERDRSYYNALNIYGTYSKSIREQHNLKLLLGYNQEEMNTDNVTAGQNNLLDNNLASLNLGTELFSATGSGYTWGVQGYFGRLNYDFKNKYLLEVNARYDGSSRFPENSRWGFFPSVSAGWYVSKEKFYEPFKNIMSSFKLRTSYGKLGNQSIGVNTFRQLLLTKQTNWLINGIRANYATTPSPLPKVVSWENSRTIDFGADLGFFNDRLMASFDWYEKNVEGMYLPGQPLPSVFGAEEPKENIASLRNRGFELSLTYNNTFNLFGSPLHFRATASTYNFVGVITKYPNPNGLMSTYWEGQKLGTIYGYKVAGQFQSDKEAQDYQSSYNNPSTNLGQVYNYELNVVQNTEWKKLRAGDLKYVNLNGDSAINKGKNTLADHGDITDIGNAMPTCPFGFNISADWKSFDLSIAGAGVAKQDWYPSGDIYWGTYERPYLSFIRKDLVSNAWTPEHPNNRYPQINRGYAALNTSGLRSLGETNSYYLTNVGYLRVKNLTIGYTLPEKLTKRAQIQRLRVYFSGENIFTWRFGHLTRYLDPEMAGAGVSYSDPQNANTRGRAEDYPIGKIFSAGINLTL from the coding sequence ATGAAATCTGGTATGTTTTTCAAACAGGTAATTTTGGTAGTGACCGTGTTTTCATGTAATTCCGGTTTGTTTGCACAGCGCGTAACCATCAATGAGCGCAATAAACCGTTAACCGATATTTTCAGGGAGATCAGGAAACAGAGTGGCTTTGATTTTATTTATAACGTAAAGTCGGTAAAAAAGCTGCCTAATGTTTCTGTTAATGTGGTGAATACCGAAGTGTCGGACGTATTGAGCAAATGCTTATCGGGCAGCAACCTGAGTTTTGAGGTCAATAACAAAAGCATCATAATAAAAGAAACCATCAGTAATCCAGCTGCGCAGCTAAAAGCAGTACCGCCTGTTTCTATTCATGGAAGGGTTACCGACAGCAAAGGTTTGCCACTGGCGGGCGCTACGGTAAGAACCAAGCAATCGGACCGGTCGGCAGTTACCAATGAAAAGGGAGAGTTTGACCTGGCGAATGTGGATGATAAGGACGTGGTGATTATTTCTTTCACCGGTTATATTACAAAAGAGTTTCCTGCATCCAGCCCCGCTTTCGGTTCAGTAGTACTTACCGAGTTTATGCAAAACATGGGGGAAGTTGTGGTAGTTGGTTATGGCACCACTAAGAAGATAAACTTAACGGGCGCCGTATCGCAGGTAAGTGGTGAAGCCATCAACCAGCGACCCACCGCCAGCATTGTTACCTCCTTACAGGGTTTGCTGCCGGGGCTGAACATACAGTCGAACAATAGTAACCCCAATGAAACACCCGAGATCAATGTACGGGGATTCAACTCCATCAATGGCGGCGAACCGTTGGTACTGGTAGATGGTATTGTGGGTAGTATCGATCGTATAAACCCCATGGATGTTGAAAGCGTTACGGTGTTGAAAGATGCGGCATCTGCAGCGATCTATGGGGCAAGGGGCGCTTTTGGCGTAATTCTGATCACTACTAAAAAAGGGAAAGAAGGAAAGATCCAGATCAATTATACCAACAACTTTGGACAAACAAGACCCACCAACCGGACTGATTTTATATCTAATCCTTACGATTATGGTAAAACAGTAGACGCCGCTTTATCCGGTTATAATGGCACCACCTATACCGGGTATACAGATGCGGACTATGATAAATTGCAGCAGGTTATTTCAGGTGAGCGCGAACCTTTCAGGGAACTGCAGCCCAATGGCAGCTATAAATTCTTTTACAATACCAACTGGTACAACTACCTGTTCCGGCCCTGGCAGGCATCGGGTAGCCATAGCCTTTCAATCTCGGGTGGTTCCGATAAGATCCAGGGTTATCTTTCTGCCCGCGTATACAAAACCCAGAGTATCCAAAATATCAATGATGCCGATCTGAAAAAATACAACCTGAAGGGTACCATAAAACTAAAGGCCAACAACTTGCTGGAGATAAGTAATAATACCCAGTTCAGCAGTGACGATAACCTGGAGTTTGCCGGTGCCAAGTCGGGCTATGGCGGGTTGTGGAGCAATACCACCTGGTATTTTCTCTTCCCATTTTATCCAACGGAAATTGATGGCGTTCCATTCGACTTCTTCGCCAGCGGGGCACAAGGAGCGCTGCATGATAGATCGAACTACGTGCAAACACGCCGTGATCAACTGATAAACACTTTAAGCGGAAAGCTCACGCCGTTAAAAGACCTTCAGATCAACATCGACTATAGTAACACGATCAACCAATATGCCCAAACCACCCGTTTAAATCAGTTCAACTATTTAAGCGGCGAAAAAATATTGCCTGCAACAGGCGGGGTGAACCGGCTTATTGAGGAACGGGACCGCAGCTATTATAATGCCCTGAATATCTATGGTACGTATTCAAAAAGCATAAGGGAACAACATAACCTGAAATTGCTTTTAGGATATAACCAGGAAGAAATGAATACCGACAATGTAACCGCGGGGCAGAACAATTTGTTGGATAATAACCTTGCCAGCCTTAACCTGGGTACTGAATTGTTTTCGGCTACTGGCAGTGGATATACCTGGGGTGTTCAGGGTTATTTTGGTCGTCTGAATTATGACTTCAAAAATAAATACCTGTTAGAGGTAAATGCCCGGTATGATGGTTCGTCGCGATTCCCGGAAAACAGCCGCTGGGGCTTTTTCCCATCGGTATCAGCAGGTTGGTATGTGAGCAAGGAGAAATTTTATGAGCCGTTCAAAAATATAATGAGTTCATTCAAGCTCAGGACCTCTTATGGAAAATTAGGAAATCAGAGTATCGGCGTAAATACATTCAGGCAGTTGTTGCTGACCAAACAAACCAACTGGTTGATCAATGGCATCAGGGCAAACTACGCTACGACGCCCTCACCTTTACCTAAAGTGGTAAGCTGGGAAAATTCACGCACCATCGATTTCGGGGCTGATCTTGGGTTCTTTAATGACCGGTTAATGGCTTCCTTCGATTGGTATGAAAAGAATGTAGAAGGGATGTACCTGCCGGGCCAGCCGCTGCCTTCTGTATTTGGCGCCGAGGAACCCAAAGAAAATATTGCCAGTTTGCGTAACCGCGGATTTGAATTGAGCCTTACGTACAATAATACCTTTAATCTATTTGGTAGTCCATTACATTTCAGAGCAACCGCCAGTACCTACAATTTTGTGGGGGTTATCACCAAATATCCCAACCCGAATGGTTTAATGAGCACCTACTGGGAAGGACAGAAACTGGGAACTATTTATGGGTATAAAGTGGCAGGACAGTTCCAGAGCGATAAAGAAGCACAGGACTATCAGAGCAGTTACAACAATCCCAGCACCAACCTGGGGCAGGTGTACAACTATGAGTTAAATGTTGTGCAGAATACAGAATGGAAAAAACTGCGCGCCGGTGATCTGAAATATGTTAACCTCAACGGCGACTCTGCTATCAATAAGGGCAAGAATACCCTGGCCGATCATGGCGACATAACCGACATCGGCAATGCCATGCCTACCTGTCCATTTGGATTTAACATCAGCGCCGACTGGAAGAGTTTTGATCTGTCAATAGCCGGGGCAGGTGTTGCCAAACAGGATTGGTATCCTTCAGGAGATATTTACTGGGGTACATATGAACGGCCTTATTTATCATTCATCCGCAAAGACCTGGTAAGCAATGCCTGGACGCCGGAACATCCTAACAATCGCTATCCACAAATAAACAGGGGTTATGCGGCGCTTAACACCAGCGGCCTGCGGTCACTGGGAGAAACCAATAGCTACTACCTCACCAACGTTGGTTATCTACGGGTGAAGAACCTTACGATAGGATATACCCTGCCGGAAAAACTGACCAAACGTGCGCAAATTCAACGACTGCGGGTATACTTCAGTGGGGAAAATATTTTCACCTGGCGGTTTGGCCATCTTACCCGGTACCTCGATCCGGAAATGGCGGGCGCCGGTGTTAGTTATTCAGATCCCCAAAATGCCAATACCCGCGGACGAGCGGAAGATTACCCTATTGGTAAAATATTTTCTGCAGGCATCAACCTTACACTCTAA